A part of Odontesthes bonariensis isolate fOdoBon6 chromosome 23, fOdoBon6.hap1, whole genome shotgun sequence genomic DNA contains:
- the slc16a5a gene encoding monocarboxylate transporter 6 translates to MTQRNGIGGSSDDRLASEASKASELANGTEHEEVQEPNECECEERGQGSESRDPGAGTGIGAGAVTAPDGGWGWAVLVSTIMVLALTLGFPSCVGIFYTDLQNEFQASNSETSWVPSIMTSMLHAGGPLCSVLVEKFGCRATVMFGGVLSGVGMTASSFTRSITELYITAGVVTGLGFCFSFQPAVTIMGHYFVRRRAFANAMSSTGTALGLCTLPFLGNYLHTELGWRGSFLVLGAVLLNSCVCGAVMRPLQPNKHRGQPLMNHGPPPPDQKSEKKKKGMMRTIGNCLLACLRKHMAFDQFCNNPRYCVYAIGITWMMLGFVVPLVYLVPYATAYNMDQSRAALLLSILGIVNIVVRPPFGIIFNMPWFKGRHIYVFASALLVNGLSNGICCFGPSFNVLLTYVIMYGLSMSVVGSLMFTVLMDIVEMNRFPSALGLLAVMESITLLIGPPLAGILVDRTGQYFFVYFACSAVVASSAVFLIVAFYWLDKKESKASKQGQHDPVRPDPVRPVVDVSPGCQYSSVPTEGDKDKASRNGAEYITSV, encoded by the exons ATGACTCAGAGAAATGGAATCGGGGGCTCGAGTGATGATCGTCTCGCCTCAGAGGCCTCCAAGGCTTCTGAGCTGGCCAACGGCACCGAGCACGAGGAAGTGCAGGAGCCCAATGAATGTGAGTGCGAGGAGAGGGGGCAGGGGAGTGAAAGCAGAGACCCCGGGGCTGGAACTGGAATTGGAGCTGGAGCAGTCACGGCTCCAGATGGCGGTTGGGGTTGGGCGGTGCTGGTTTCCACCATCATGGTCCTGGCTTTGACCTTGGGGTTCCCCTCCTGTGTGGGAATCTTCTACACAGACCTGCAGAATGAATTCCAAGCCTCCAACAGCGAAACGTCCTGGGTGCCCTCCATCATGACGTCAATGCTTCACGCAGGAG GTCCCCTTTGTAGCGTGCTGGTGGAGAAGTTTGGCTGCCGAGCGACGGTCATGTTTGGCGGAGTCCTGAGCGGGGTTGGAATGACTGCCAGCTCGTTCACCCGCTCCATCACCGAGCTTTACATCACGGCCGGGGTCGTTACAG GACTTGGTTTCTGCTTCAGCTTCCAACCAGCTGTGACCATTATGGGACACTACTTTGTGCGCCGTCGTGCGTTTGCCAACGCCATGTCCTCCACGGGTACAGCGCTGGGACTGTGCACCCTGCCTTTCCTGGGAAACTACCTCCACACAGAGCTGGGCTGGAGGGGAAGCTTTCTTGTTCTGGGGGCCGTGCTGCTGAACAGCTGCGTGTGTGGAGCTGTGATGAGGCCTCTTCAGCCCAACAAGCATCGCGGGCAGCCGCTGATGAACCACGGACCTCCTCCTCCAGACCAGAAGagtgagaagaagaaaaaagggatGATGAGGACTATAGGGAACTGCCTgttggcctgcctgagaaaacACATGGCGTTCGATCAGTTCTGCAACAACCCGCGTTACTGTGTCTATGCCATTGGCATCACCTGGATGATGCTCGGGTTTGTGGTGCCCTTGGTGTATCTGGTTCCCTACGCCACAGCATACAACATGGATCAGAGCCGGGCCGCGCTGCTGCTCTCCATCCTGGGGATCGTCAACATTGTGGTGCGGCCACCGTTTGGCATCATCTTCAACATGCCCTGGTTTAAAGGGCGACATATTTATGTGTTTGCCTCAGCTTTGCTGGTCAATGGGCTCAGTAATGGAATCTGCTGCTTCGGGCCCAGCTTCAATGTACTGCTGACTTATGTAATCATGTACGGGCTTTCAATGAGCGTGGTGGGGTCCCTGATGTTTACTGTCCTCATGGATATTGTGGAGATGAACCGCTTTCCCTCCGCTCTGGGTCTGCTGGCTGTGATGGAGAGCATCACCCTGCTGATTGGACCTCCACTGGCAG GAATCCTGGTGGACAGGACAGGACAGTATTTCTTCGTCTATTTTGCCTGCAGCGCCGTTGTTGCCTCATCCGCCGTGTTCCTCATAGTTGCATTCTACTGGCTGGATAAAAAGGAGAGCAAGGCGTCAAAGCAGGGTCAGCACGACCCGGTGAGGCCCGACCCGGTGAGGCCCGTGGTGGATGTCTCTCCTGGCTGCCAGTACAGCAGCGtgcccacagagggagacaAAGACAAGGCCTCGCGCAACGGGGCAGAGTACATCACCAGCGTCTGA